AACAGAGTCAAATTTATTCAGATATACATTACAGATCGTTAAAGGATTTTTTAAAAAAGAAAAACCTCTTACTCCTTCTGCTATAGAATACGTTGCTCAAGCTGAAGGAGAAATGATTTATGCTTTGATGTTTATTAATTTATTTCTTAAAGGGACTGATCCGAACTATGAAAAATATGATTTCATATTCCAAAATACATATAATTCTATTTGTGGAATAAGAGCGAAGATAACGCACTTGTTACAGCATTATTCTAACAAGATCATGATTTACTTAACTATAATCTTGATAATTCTCACATTAGCTATTATTTTTTTAGATTGATTTATTTTCTCTTACCCCCTCTCAAATTAACACTCTTTGCTTACAAAACTTAAATACCCGTTACTCCTTGAAAATTACAATGGGAGGTAAAAACAAAAATGGAAAACCAAGAGTCAAGCCAGAAAAGAATTGAGCCAAAAATCAGCGTGAGCAAAGATGGCAAGTGGCTCATAATAAGAGTTCCACAGTTAGAGCAGCCGATAATAAAACCTGTTGCCTATTTTGAGAAGATTTTGGAACAGGCGAGAAAAATGCCGCCTCAAACTGGGAAAAGCATATATGACTAAAATGGCGGAAAATCTGGAAACAAAGGCAAGGAAAGCGGTTCTGCAGATACATAAGAAAGTAAGCAGGATTTACGACATTCTGAAAGACGTTGGCATGAAGCTTACTCACGTAATTGAACGCAAGTTTGATTACTACACCATGCCAAAAGGGATTGATTATGAATAATATACTTTGCTTACAATGTTTAATAGTGTTTTTAGCTATAAAATTTTATGGCACAATGCAAATATTGCGGAGAGAAAGATGAAAGCAAGCTCACAATGAGCACAAGAGTTGTAAACGGTAAGGTGGAAACAATAGATGTCTGCCTTGCCTGTTTCTGGATAGAAAAATCCAGAGCCGAGGGAAAAGATGGAAACAAATTATCAGAGCAAGCAAGTGAAAGAGCAGATGAATCAATTAGAGACACTGATCCCTTCGTCTTACCGGAGAGACTTAGATATAAAAGATAAGGAAAATATTTCTAAGGATATTTATGAATGTATTGGCTTCTTTGAGAAACTTATTTATGAAGCTGGGAAAGAACTTAAATATGAAAAGAAATAAAAACCTATTTATGCCCCGTTCTATAGCTCTGTGTCCGGTGGGGGCATAGAGTAACCGAAAGGGGCATATTTATAAAGTTTCTTTATGTCTATCTAAGTATGGAAAGAATAAAAGAAGAAATAATTGACCCATATAAGCATAAACAAACTTATGATAACTGGAAGAAGACTAAACCCCTCAAAGGGTTAAATGAAATTAATCGTGATGTTATTCTAAATTTTCTTAATGATATGGCTTTAGGGCTAAATATTGCCAAGGTGAGCAAAAAAGGAGCAAGGGGTCCAACAAGACTCAATACATTAAGAGCAAGATTGTGTTTTATCATTTCCAAGCTCCAAGAAAGAAAAGTAAAAGATATTCGAAAAGTAACTGATAAAGATTTACATTCTTTATTTGAAGATATGAGGAACGGTACTCTAAAAACAAGGACAGGAACAGCATATAAATCAGCAGGGGATTATGTGAAAGTTTTTAAAACATTTTGGCACTGGTATGAAAAAATTATGAAGAAAAAAGGCAAAATAGTAGAAGATGTTACAGAGGATCTGGATACAAGAGGAGAAAAACCAAAATTTGTTTACTTTACAGAAGAGGATTTCGAAAAAATCGTGGATAAAGCAAAATATGACTTAAAGATAATCCTGGCTTTAGCATTTGATTCGGGAGTTAGAGTTACAGAATTAGTAAATATTAAAGTTTCAGACTTTTTAAATAATTTTAAGGAATTAAACATAAGAGATGAGACTTCAAAGACTTTTGGGAGGAAAATTAAGATTATGCTTTGTGCAGATCAAGTTAAAGAGTATGTTAAAAAATTAGATTTAAAACCAAATGATTTTTTTTGCAAGATACACCCTTCCATGATAAATGCCGAATTAAATAAAATTGGGAAAGAGGTCTTGATGCCTGAACAAATTAAGTTTAAGAATTTAAGCTTATACGACTTTAGACATAGTTCTGCTTGTTTTTGGCTGCCAAGATATAAATCAGAGTCAGCATTAAAATACAGATTTGGCTGGAAGAAATCTGACATGATTCACTATTACACTGAGTTTCTTGGTATGAAAGATACCATAAACCAGGAAGACATGTATGTCGATATGACAAAAACTGAATTAGAAAAAGATATGAGCAAACTGAAAAAAGAAAACAAGATTCAAAGAGAAACCACAATAAAACTTGAGTCTGAACAGATTAAACTGTACGAACAAATTAAAAAACTAGTAAATATGACAAAAATCTCACGCGAGGCTACCGGCAAAAATAAAGATGTAAAGGTAGAATTAAAAGAAGCTGCAAAGAGAATGATACTTAAAGGTGAGCTTGATTACCCCCCACATTAACGGTAATCTCTGATTTGTTTCTGTTTCTTATGTTCATTCCCCCCTCTCTCACTCTATCATCATAATCAAATCCTATATTCTCTCATCTAAAAATTCTCTCTCTTAAAAACTACTTCCTTCATAAATCTAATCTCTTACTTAAAATCCTTGCCTTGCCTAAACATCTTGCGCACCTGCCTAAACGCCTTAGCCTTGCCTAAATATCTCGCTCCTGCCCTAAAATGCCCCTGCACTACCTAAACGTCCTTACACTTACTAAA
Above is a window of bacterium DNA encoding:
- a CDS encoding site-specific integrase, translated to MERIKEEIIDPYKHKQTYDNWKKTKPLKGLNEINRDVILNFLNDMALGLNIAKVSKKGARGPTRLNTLRARLCFIISKLQERKVKDIRKVTDKDLHSLFEDMRNGTLKTRTGTAYKSAGDYVKVFKTFWHWYEKIMKKKGKIVEDVTEDLDTRGEKPKFVYFTEEDFEKIVDKAKYDLKIILALAFDSGVRVTELVNIKVSDFLNNFKELNIRDETSKTFGRKIKIMLCADQVKEYVKKLDLKPNDFFCKIHPSMINAELNKIGKEVLMPEQIKFKNLSLYDFRHSSACFWLPRYKSESALKYRFGWKKSDMIHYYTEFLGMKDTINQEDMYVDMTKTELEKDMSKLKKENKIQRETTIKLESEQIKLYEQIKKLVNMTKISREATGKNKDVKVELKEAAKRMILKGELDYPPH